AAAAGAAGAGTTCTGGTGCTCGATCAGGCGAGAAATAATTTATGATTGGTGATAGTGTTTGACCCTTTTGTGCCTTTGCCCCAAGGGGGTAGGGGTTAGTAAATAGGAATCCTGTCCTGGAGACATTTATCGTATTCTGTTGGTTCATGAATATTATTCCTGTCCTGAGGACGAATTTGTTTTTTATATCCTGTATGATTTGTATCATGTATATTTCATAACCtgcaattttttttgaaaaatagcCGCAAAGGTTACAcctgtttttgtttatttttcgaTAGTTGTACTTTTGAAGGATCTTTGCCTCTCTGGAGGGCTTATATGATCCTCGGCCTGATTGGAGGGCTTTGATTATCCCTGTCCGGAGGGCTTTGTACGAGTTGTCAGGATCTTTCACCTTCGTCCCCGTATAACTACCGAGCTCGATTTTTTACTTTTAAAAGGATTTTTGCCTGACTGGAAGGCTTATTATCCttagcctgactggagggctttgaTTATGCCTGTCTCGACGGCTTTGTACGAGTTGTAGGATCTTTCACCTTCGTCCCCGTATAAGTACTGAGCTCAGAGGTTTTGTACTTTGAAAGAAtttttgcctgtctggagggcttattatCCCgggcctgactggagggctttgattttgtCATCTTGGTAACCAATTATATTAAGGCACGATTGAGTGCTATATAGGCTaatggagtggccctcaatcctgaacatttgtttatgCATACTATAGAAAATTGATAAATGAATATATTgagcaaaaacaatttatcagGATTCAAGTAAAGCAGTTTTTATTAGAATAGTAGGCATGTGAATTTACAGACAGGTAGACATGAAAAGAATGCACATTGTCACGTATCATGTTCAGGAAAGGCATATTCATCATTCACGAATTGCATATGATACATTCATATGAGTAAGTTTGGGTTTTTACCTTGAACATGCAGGATAAAATTTACCACGAGTATGATTAAGCTTTATGCGTGGAACATTTTTGGTTAGGTGACTTCCAAGATGTTGGAATCATATACCCTTGTAGTGTTTGTGGCCTGCAAGTGCTTTATCCAGCAATTGAATCAATTGGGTAGGAACCTTCTAGTGTAAGAGCTAGTTTTGCCTGATGATATATCTTTAGTATTTGGGAAGACTTTTCGCAAGATAAGGTGTATGTCTTTGAAAACTTTATTCctgacattcttgttgtaactcttAGCTACTGCGTGGTGTTAGGATGTTATCTTGATCATGGCTGTATCTCTTATTTCTTCCTTCAAGGTCAGGCTTGTCATTTGTACAATGGTGTTCAGGCCGTATTTTGGTGTTGGTATGTAGACCAGGGAACAAGGAACCTGACCGCCAGGGTAGAATTTTTGGAGTTATCATATCTGCTCATTGGCTAGTGGTACCCTTTTAGCCCATCTACCATGCTTCCTGATCAGCTTCTTTTTCAAATAGTTTATAACCACTTTGTTGTTTGATTCTGCCTAGCATTTTGCTTTTTGATAGCCTGACATCCTTCTGATAAAGAAAAAGGAGACAAGTAATCGTGTTAGATTACTGGAGCATGTTTGTGTCAAGCTTCACATTTTGTGTTGTAGTCCAGGCAATTGGCCAATAATAGTCAGCCCTGAGCATTTTGATGGCTTGACTTCTTCCTCTTTGTGGTTGACACAACATCCATCATGTATGACCTAGAGATCTTGCTTAGCTTTGTGTGGTTCAAGATATCTCAAGTATGGTTCAGCTCTGAGCCCTGCTATGAGAGCTTTGTATCGAGCTTCATTGTTGACAACTTTGAATAAACAGCTTACAACATATGCTATTATGTCCccttgtggtgattttagtactaaaccTAATCATGTCCCATGCATGTTGGTTGCCccatatataaacatggttcatcCCTGACCGGAGGTCTAGGTGTCTAATTGGTTTAAAGTTTGATTCTAGGTTaggactgaaatcagccacaaagtctgttaGGGTATGGGATTTGAttgttgtcctgggttcaaaggtgatatcatatgtgcttagctggacagACTACTTGGCGTCTTATTGCCTGATTGTTCAGGCTTTCTCAGGACATATTGAATGGGGAGGTTAGTCCTGACGATAATAGGGCGACATTCATAGTAGGGACGAGGTTTAGTGCATGAAATAATTATATCTAAAACATATTTGTCAAGAAAATCATACCTAATGtctgcatctagtagactttttcTTACTGAATAGGTTGGGTGTTGTTGATCATTATCTTTCCTGACCAGGACTATACTGACGATTGTCTCAGTCACGGAAATGAGTAAACTGATAGTGGTTTCCTTTTACCTGGCCAGGCCAGTAACAGAGGAGTAGAAAAATAGTTTGGAGTGTTGTCTCAAGATCAGGACTCCACACgaataattgtgttttccttCCAGGCAGGTTTTTGAAAAGCATTACATGTTTCTAAGGGCCTGGATAAGAATTTGTCCAGGGCTGTAACTTTTCCTACCAGGCGAAAAAGCTTTGCATGTTTCTAAGGGCCTAGATAAGAATCTGTCTATGGCTGTAATTTTTCCTGCCAGAACGCCAGCTTTTGGATGCCCCTGACTGACTTTGGTGATTGAAGCTCAAGTTTGCTTTAATCTGTTCAGGACACGCTACTATGCCTCTTTTGGTTTCCTTGTAACTTATAATGTACCACAAGGCACACAAAGTTGTATTTGAAAGGACTGAAATTATATCATATCTTCTCAAAACAGTCACAAGTAGTTTCTAAATGATTCACATAAATGATTCAATTACAACCATGTTGACTAGCTGGTCATGATAGATTATGGCTTTAATTGTCCATGCATTGTCAACCATCAATATTATTGGTGCAAAGTTTTTAGTTTTATGCTACACAAGTTTGAATCATTAATAAGTAGTAATTTAGCGTCATTTTACTCGAACTTATATCTTATTTGTAACTcaattttgcgtgcttaattgattaaatagctcattttataactaatttataataattagccgTATTAATTAGATTTAATAATTAATCGGAATTTAATAATGTTAAtattacttttattttattaattataatttatagGTGAGGCAGAATAATAAAGAGGAGATTCGAGCTAGAGGAACAATGAGACGGAAATTGGCAAGATGGGAAGCAAGGCGGAAATTGAGAGTCAAGTGACAGGTCAAAGCTATAAGTCAAGGAGGAAAAGGAAGGTCAACCTTTGACctttattcattcaaattcatCATCCCCTCCATTCACCACAAACCTCCATCACCATCTCCATTTTCACTCTTTTGCTGATTCGCCATCCCTCGCACCATATTCGTCATCAAACCAGCAGCTCAACCCGCACCTGCAACACCGCTGCACATAGAACAGAATAACCCTCCATCACCATTGCCAACCATACATGTTCATCACCTTCTTCAATTCACCTCCATCACCATTTACCCGACATCACCATTTCAATCACCATTTCAATCCCAAGCACCTCCACCACCATAATTCACCGCTGACTCGGTTTTGAACTCGAATGCAATAACCACCATCGCCATTCGTATCATCCACACCCTTAGCAATCACCTGtagttgttagaaatctatatctcattacttaacatattcatatatgtgatgaattaatttagtcataaaatttaatattgatcttatgcatgcaaacaataagtaaatattaaaaaaaataaatgacATAAAGAGTTCTAGTCATGGAAAGAGAGAAAGCTTCTCCTTCAAGCAAACCCTGAAAAATACGTAATTCCATTTTTTTTCTGATCATCTTTCAAATTGAACCATGGCAAAAACTCGTGTACGTAATAAACCtgcaaatgatgataataatataGTAGTAGAAACGATTATCGAGACTGGCACTTCTGTTAGAGAAAATATGGCGGATCACTTGGAGGATGATGCAGTACCAACTTTAGGTATGGATACTTCGGCTACTGTTGGCCAATTACTTAATCTCACTGGATTATTAGATTAGAATGTGGTGGTTGAGACTGCGCATAATGATTTGGCTACCGCTAGTACTATTCCATCGGATTCGGTTATCAATTCCCCTACAACAGATGTGGGTATTGGTATCACCAAAACTTGGAGTACTGTTGCTAAACCTAAACCTGGAATGAGTTTGTGTTATTGTGATAAGAGTGCTGCTGATCAGATGGTTAGTATTGAGGAGGATGATGTGTTAGATGAAATTAAGTTTTGGCAAAATACTCTTATGGGTAATTTCTTGGGTTCAAAACCTAAGATCCAACAGGCGGATGAGTTTGTTTTGAAGAACTGGAATAACATCACTCGTATTATAAGAAGGGGTGGTACAGTTTCAGGTTCTTCTCTAAGGGGGATATGAATGAAGTTCTGAAGGGTGGTCCCTGGGCAATGGGGTCGGGGAATCTTATCCTAAAGAAATGGTCTCCTACTTTTTCCCGGGAAATGGATTATGTCTCTATTGTACCAGCCTGGGTTTTATTTCCTGATTTGGATCCCTTTATGTGGTCTGATAAGGTTCTTATTAAGCTTGCTAGTGTTGTGGGCAAACCTATATTTGCAGATTTACCCACGACGTATAAGTCTAAGCTATCCTTTGCCAGGGTTTTGGTTGAGGTGGATGTGGCAGGAGAGCCCACAACTGTCACACTTACTTCTCCTTATCATGGTGAAACATCTCAGAGAGTCATTTACGAATGACTGCCATATTACTGTCATTGCTGTAGGAAATTGGGTCACACAAAGGAGAAATGCAAGTTCACAAAAATCAACAATAAGCTTTAGGAGATTAAAGCTCAGAAGGTTGTTCAAGAATATAGACCAGTTTAGAGGAAAGATACTCAGCACACAGTTGATCATGACTCAGGAAGCCATGTGCTAGGCCACTCTCCTACTAACTTAGAGACTGAGTCCTCTACTGAGATAGTTGATTTGAGCTCAGAATGTTAGGGACTAGGCTCAACTCCTGTTTCAGTTGAGAACTCTCTGCCTAATGAGAAAGAGGAAGCTAAGGCTCAGAATGCAATGTGCTAGGTCAAATTGATACTGTTGTTGTTGAGGACATTCCTCTGAATGAAGAGGGGCAGGAGTTGGGAACTACACAATTTGGGGTCTCTGTGAGAAATAATTATTCAGTTTTGCAGTCTGAAGGAATTATAGAGGAAATCAGAACTGAGGTCCCTCAGAATGGGGAGCCTCCAGACCCAGGCAAATGATAATTTCTTCTTGGAACATACGGGGTCTTAATGATCCAATAAAACAGCAGGAAATTAAGGGTTACTTAATTAAAAATAAAGTGGAAGTGTTTGGACTTCTGGAAACTAGAGTGAAGATTAATAATTTTGCTGCTATTATTAGGAATTTCCCTTTCTATTCAGTAATCAATAATTATTCTCACCATTACAATGGTAGAATTTGGGTGTTTTTGGATTCTAGGAAAATTACTCTACTTAATTCTAGAATTCATGATCAGCTTATTCATCTGCATCTTCTGCATCATTCCTCCAACCAGATTATCTATGTTACAATGATTTATGGTAGTAATGATGGTGGAGATAGAGACAGGTTATGGGAGGAGCTCAGGAGTGTGGCGGGTACTGTAAATAATTAGATTGTGCTTGgagatttcaacattgtcagggGTCTGGAGGAAAGAATTGGTCCAAATCCACCTTCTATTACTGAAATCATGGCTGTCAACCAATGCTTATTAGATTGCTCTCTTGATAATGCTCATAGTTTTGGTTTGGAACACACTTGGACTAACAAAAGGGAACCTACTGCTAGAATTTGGTCTCGGCTAGATAGAGTTCTTCTTAACTCTGACTGGTTGATTCAATTTCCTACCACTAATGTCCAGGTTCTTCCCTCTGGTATTTCTGATCATTCCCTCTTATTAGTGGAGGTGAAGAATGGTTACAAAATAAGGAGGCAGTTCAGTTACTTAAATTGTTGGGAGGATCATAAGGAATATAGAGATTCTGTCACTGCAGCGTGGGATCTCCCTGTCAAAGGAAATCAAATTTTCAGGCTCTTTACTAAATTAAAAAATGTAAGGAGTAATCTGATCTCTTTGCATAAGAACCATTACACTGGTATTTCTCAGAAGGTCATTGTAGCTAGGAAGGAATTGGAGACTAGTCAATGAATGCTACAGGACTCTCCTTTGGACCCTGTTCTCCTGGAGCAGGAAAAAGAGTTATTGGCAAGGTATTTAATACTTCGAAAGACTGAAAGAAGTTCTCTTCTTCAACGGGCTAAGATTCAGGATATCAAGTTCAAGGATGCTCCTACTAGTTATTTTTTCTCACGAATAGCTGCCAGGAAGCATTAAACTGTGATAGGAAAAATTCTGGACATGAATGGTAATATTAGAGA
This sequence is a window from Silene latifolia isolate original U9 population chromosome 8, ASM4854445v1, whole genome shotgun sequence. Protein-coding genes within it:
- the LOC141595405 gene encoding uncharacterized protein LOC141595405, which produces MIISSWNIRGLNDPIKQQEIKGYLIKNKVEVFGLLETRVKINNFAAIIRNFPFYSVINNYSHHYNGRIWVFLDSRKITLLNSRIHDQLIHLHLLHHSSNQIIYVTMIYGSNDGGDRDRGLEERIGPNPPSITEIMAVNQCLLDCSLDNAHSFGLEHTWTNKREPTARIWSRLDRVLLNSDWLIQFPTTNVQVLPSGISDHSLLLVEVKNGYKIRRQFSYLNCWEDHKEYRDSVTAAWDLPVKGNQIFRLFTKLKNVRSNLISLHKNHYTGISQKEKELLARYLILRKTERSSLLQRAKIQDIKFKDAPTSYFFSRIAARKH